The Methylomusa anaerophila genome has a segment encoding these proteins:
- the surE gene encoding 5'/3'-nucleotidase SurE, which yields MILLHILLTNDDGINAPGIQTLWQELSKIANITVVAPDSERSASSQAITVHHPIRVDRHCVEEPPICAWQVGGTPTDCVKIALDALLTEPPDVVVSGINQGSNLGTDVLYSGTVSAAIEGALHGIPAVAVSLDSWHPFDFGPAAKITSKIVLSLIEKKLPPNTLLNVNIPALPESQLGQISITKLGSRNYENTFERREDPRGRIYYWMGGRIVDSDNDPDTDIIAIKQGKISVTPIHFDLTNYRIMNLLATWEM from the coding sequence ATGATTCTTTTGCATATTTTGCTAACGAATGATGATGGTATCAACGCCCCGGGTATCCAAACTTTATGGCAGGAATTATCCAAAATAGCGAATATCACCGTCGTCGCTCCTGACAGTGAGCGTAGTGCCTCCAGTCAGGCAATCACTGTCCACCACCCAATTCGCGTTGACCGTCACTGTGTTGAAGAACCGCCAATTTGCGCTTGGCAAGTGGGCGGAACGCCCACTGATTGTGTTAAAATAGCTTTAGATGCGTTGCTGACTGAACCACCGGATGTTGTCGTTTCGGGTATCAATCAAGGTTCCAACTTGGGAACTGACGTACTATACTCTGGAACCGTGAGTGCAGCAATCGAAGGAGCATTGCACGGGATTCCTGCCGTAGCTGTATCTTTAGACAGTTGGCATCCTTTTGATTTTGGCCCCGCGGCCAAAATTACATCAAAAATTGTTTTGTCTTTAATCGAAAAAAAGCTGCCGCCGAATACATTATTAAATGTTAACATTCCAGCACTGCCAGAAAGCCAACTGGGCCAAATCTCGATTACAAAACTCGGGTCGCGAAACTACGAAAACACCTTTGAACGCCGTGAAGATCCACGGGGAAGAATATATTATTGGATGGGTGGCAGAATAGTTGACAGTGATAACGATCCTGATACCGATATTATAGCAATCAAGCAAGGTAAAATTTCTGTGACGCCGATCCATTTTGACTTGACAAATTACAGGATTATGAATTTATTAGCGACCTGGGAAATGTAA
- a CDS encoding TIGR04086 family membrane protein yields MAKISRRMHNYSDTPRSVSIPLAIFKGVIVSITSSLVFALFFALISMVSDSNYIDKYLEYIVVAITLTSIFIGSVYATQQIESKGLIIGITVGLIYVLFSVGIGMELGQEPVSLLVLGNKLAAGILAGALGGFIGVNL; encoded by the coding sequence GTGGCTAAAATCTCCCGGCGTATGCACAACTACTCTGATACCCCAAGATCAGTAAGCATTCCCCTGGCTATATTCAAAGGAGTCATCGTCAGTATTACCTCATCTCTAGTTTTTGCCCTTTTTTTTGCTTTAATCAGCATGGTATCGGATTCTAACTATATAGATAAATATTTGGAGTATATCGTGGTTGCAATTACTTTGACCAGTATTTTTATTGGCAGCGTCTACGCCACTCAGCAAATAGAATCTAAGGGTCTCATTATTGGAATTACTGTTGGTCTGATTTATGTGCTTTTTTCTGTAGGAATTGGGATGGAATTAGGGCAGGAGCCGGTTTCGCTTCTGGTTCTTGGAAATAAGCTTGCTGCCGGAATCCTCGCTGGGGCACTCGGGGGATTTATCGGAGTAAATTTATAA
- the mtnA gene encoding S-methyl-5-thioribose-1-phosphate isomerase → MVWSNNCLKLLDQTLLPGQVEYIYCHSWERIAEAIKKLEVRGAPAIGAAAAFAMVFGAREAAAANSWNAFKTALLSVSKQLAQTRPTAVNLFWALKRMEEVVERFDENSSPGEVLTALEQEAIAIAEEDKAVNQKISKYGASLFTAPQAVLTHCNAGALATVALGTALGVIREAKAQGNITKVFVDETRPLLQGARLTAWELHQDGIPVTLITDNTAGWVMKNKMVQSVIVGADRIARNGDVANKIGTYSVAVLAREHGIPFYVAAPVSTFDFSIKTGNDIPIEERCANEVKSFGGCCIAPEGISVFNPAFDVTLNSLVTAIITEHGVLRAPYEQAIEKLYQISKKSK, encoded by the coding sequence ATGGTATGGTCAAACAATTGTCTGAAATTATTGGATCAAACACTTTTGCCCGGGCAGGTTGAATATATTTATTGTCACAGTTGGGAAAGGATAGCAGAAGCGATAAAGAAATTGGAAGTAAGAGGAGCGCCGGCAATCGGAGCGGCAGCCGCCTTTGCTATGGTCTTTGGCGCCCGCGAGGCGGCGGCGGCAAATTCCTGGAACGCTTTCAAAACTGCTTTGTTGTCTGTTTCAAAGCAACTTGCGCAAACTCGCCCTACCGCAGTAAATCTTTTCTGGGCATTAAAACGCATGGAAGAAGTAGTCGAGCGCTTCGATGAGAACAGTAGTCCTGGCGAAGTATTGACTGCTTTGGAACAAGAAGCTATTGCCATAGCGGAAGAAGATAAAGCAGTTAACCAAAAGATATCTAAATACGGCGCATCACTATTCACCGCACCCCAAGCCGTCTTAACCCATTGTAACGCCGGCGCCCTGGCAACTGTTGCTCTGGGGACGGCCCTGGGAGTCATCCGTGAGGCGAAAGCACAAGGGAATATTACCAAAGTATTTGTTGACGAAACAAGACCTTTACTTCAGGGAGCCAGGCTGACAGCCTGGGAACTTCACCAGGATGGAATCCCGGTGACATTAATAACGGACAATACGGCAGGCTGGGTTATGAAGAATAAAATGGTACAGTCGGTAATCGTTGGAGCGGACCGAATTGCCCGTAACGGAGATGTTGCCAACAAAATTGGCACTTACAGTGTGGCCGTTCTGGCTAGAGAACACGGAATTCCGTTTTACGTAGCCGCGCCTGTCTCAACTTTTGATTTTTCCATCAAAACCGGCAACGATATTCCCATTGAAGAACGCTGTGCCAATGAAGTTAAATCTTTTGGGGGATGCTGCATTGCTCCGGAAGGCATTTCCGTTTTTAATCCAGCATTTGATGTCACTCTGAATTCTCTCGTCACGGCTATTATTACCGAACACGGTGTATTACGTGCGCCGTATGAACAAGCCATTGAAAAATTGTATCAAATAAGCAAGAAATCTAAATAA
- a CDS encoding adenosylhomocysteinase: MESLIRDLSLAPQGQDKINWVKEFMPVLNVLNDELSQTKPLAGKNMVITMHLEAKTAYLALVMKNAGANVTVTGSNPLSTQDDVAAALASQGVKVFAWYNCTAEEYENFLHKALDTKPEIIIDDGGDLVSLLHGERSDLAANILGGSEETTTGVLRLRALAAAGRLKFPMIAVNDAYCKYLFDNRYGTGQSTWDGIMRTTNLTVTGKTVVIAGYGWCGKGVSMRAKGLGANVIVTEIDPIKAIEAVFDGFIVLPMQEAASRGDIFVTLTGCKDVIRREHMEVMKSGAVMANAGHFDVEINKHDLAALSKSRRVVRKNIEEFAMTDGRKLYLLAEGRLVNLAAGDGHPTEIMDLSFAMQALAALHIVENHKQMDKSLYTVTPEMDNRVAALKLKAMGVSIDNLTEEQAAYLSQA, translated from the coding sequence ATGGAATCCCTTATCCGCGATCTTTCTCTAGCTCCTCAAGGTCAGGACAAAATTAACTGGGTAAAAGAATTTATGCCTGTGTTGAATGTATTAAATGATGAACTATCTCAAACCAAGCCTTTAGCAGGGAAAAATATGGTTATTACCATGCATTTGGAGGCTAAAACAGCTTATTTGGCACTCGTTATGAAGAATGCCGGGGCCAATGTCACGGTAACCGGCAGTAATCCGCTTTCTACGCAAGACGATGTTGCCGCAGCGCTTGCCTCCCAAGGTGTTAAAGTATTTGCCTGGTATAACTGTACCGCGGAAGAATATGAAAACTTCCTGCACAAGGCCCTTGACACTAAACCGGAGATTATCATTGACGACGGCGGTGACTTGGTTTCTCTGCTTCACGGGGAACGCAGCGATTTGGCGGCAAATATTTTAGGTGGCTCGGAAGAAACTACTACCGGCGTCCTGCGTCTCAGAGCCCTTGCGGCAGCCGGTCGCCTCAAGTTTCCCATGATTGCGGTGAATGACGCCTATTGCAAATACCTTTTCGATAATCGTTACGGTACCGGTCAATCAACCTGGGATGGCATTATGAGAACTACCAATCTTACCGTTACCGGCAAGACAGTCGTTATCGCCGGCTACGGGTGGTGCGGCAAAGGGGTATCGATGCGCGCCAAGGGATTGGGAGCCAATGTGATCGTTACTGAAATCGATCCCATCAAAGCCATTGAGGCGGTATTTGACGGTTTTATCGTTCTGCCGATGCAGGAAGCAGCTTCCCGCGGCGATATTTTTGTAACTTTGACCGGCTGTAAAGACGTAATTCGCCGCGAGCACATGGAAGTGATGAAATCCGGCGCCGTTATGGCCAATGCCGGCCACTTTGATGTGGAAATTAATAAACACGACCTTGCCGCTCTGTCAAAGTCCCGCCGAGTTGTGCGTAAAAACATAGAAGAGTTTGCCATGACCGACGGTCGTAAGCTATATCTGTTAGCCGAGGGACGCTTGGTCAATTTAGCTGCCGGCGATGGTCATCCTACTGAAATTATGGATCTCTCCTTTGCCATGCAAGCCTTGGCTGCGCTTCATATAGTTGAGAACCATAAACAGATGGACAAATCCCTCTATACTGTGACTCCGGAAATGGATAATCGCGTTGCGGCGCTAAAACTAAAAGCAATGGGGGTTTCAATTGACA